DNA sequence from the Marinilongibacter aquaticus genome:
ATGTTCAGCCCGCAGATCCCTACGAACTTTGGAACAGCCCACCCTTTGATCCCGTAATCAAGAAAACGGCTGCTCATCCCGACGGAGCTATTTTTGCTCGCGGAGCATGCGATGACAAAGGTCAAATCTACATGCATGTCAAAGCCGTTGAAATGATGCTTGCCCAAAATCAATTGCCTTGCAATGTGAAAGTGATGTTTGAAGGAGAAGAAGAGGTTGGTTCTGAAAATTTGGAAACGTTTATCAAGGAAAATAAAGAGCGTTTGGCAGCGGATATCATTCTGATTTCTGACACTTCGATTATTGGGAACGATATACCTTCAGTAGAAACGGGTCTTCGTGGATTGGCTTACATGGAAGTTGAAGTGACTGGCCCGAACAGGGACTTGCACTCTGGTGTTTACGGCGGAGCAGTGGCCAATCCAGCCAATGTGTTGGCTAAAATGATTGCCTCTTTGCACGACGAAAATGGCAAGGTTACCGTAAAGGGTTTCTACGATAAAGTAGTGGAATTGAGTGTGGAAGATAGAGCGGCTTTGGAAGCGGCTCCATTTGACGAGGCTGCGTACAAGTCAGATTTGGATGTGAAGGAAGTGGACGGAGAAAGAGGCTATACAACCCGAGAGCGATCTTCTATTCGCCCCACATTGGATGTAAACGGGATGTGGAGTGGATACACTGGTGAAGGTTCTAAAACAGTGTTGCCCTCAAAGGCATTTGCCAAAATCTCCATGCGTTTGGTTCCTGATCAAGATTGGAAGGAAATATCCGGCCTTTTCGCCGAGCATTTTAAATCCATCGCTCCAGATACGGTTAAAGTGAAAGTGAGCAGGCACCATGGAGGGCAACCGTATGTAACGCCAATGGACTCTCTAGGATATAAGGCAGCTTATGCGGCAATGAAAGAATCTTTCGGCAAAGAGCCTGTGCCCACTCGTGGTGGAGGAAGTATCCCCATCGTTTCCCTTTTCGAAGAGGTGTTGGGGTTAAAGTCTATTTTGTTTGGTTTTGGTTTGGATTCCGACGCCCTGCACTCGCCCAATGAGCACTATGGACTTTTCAATTTCTATAAAGGAATTGAGGCAATCCCTTTGTTTTATTCACATTATGCCGCATTAAAAAAGGATGAGCATGTCAATCAATAATATGACGACCGAGCAGAGCTCGAATTACGAAGATTTGGACAAGATGTCTGTGCACGAAATATTGACAGGCATTAACAATGAAGATCAAACCGTACCCTTGGCTGTGGCCAAAAGTATGGGGCAGATAGAAGCTTTGATCGAGCAGGTGGTACCCAGAATGCAGCAAGGCGGAAGGCTTTTTTATATAGGAGCGGGAACAAGTGGACGATTGGGTATTGTGGATGCTTCTGAGTGCCCCCCAACCTATGGCGTGCCGCACGGATTGGTTGTAGGAATAATGGCCGGTGGAGATTCGGCGATTCGTAAGGCGGTCGAATTTGCAGAAGATGATCCCGAGCAAGCTTGGAAAGATTTGGAAGAATATCATCTGACAGAAAAGGACACCTTGGTGGGGATTGCGGCCAGCGGGCGAACACCTTATGTTATTGGTGGTTTGCAAGCTGCCAATGCTGCAGGCTTGCTGACAGGCTGTATTGTCTGCAATGCGGGTAGCGATGTGGCCAAAAACGCTCAATATCCTGTGGAGGTTGTGGTTGGCCCAGAGTTTGTGACCGGCAGCACGAGGATGAAATCAGGGACGGCACAAAAATTGGTCTTGAATATGCTATCGACCACAGTGATGATTCGTTTGGGTAAAGTGCGAGGGAATAAAATGGTGGATATGCAGCTTTCGAATGAAAAACTTGTGGATCGTGGCACAAAAATGATCATGCAGGAAGTCGAAGGTATAGCATACGAAGAGGCTAATGCCCTTTTGCTCAAATATGGCAGTGTGCGTGCGGCTGTCGCGAATTATTCAAAATGAACAACTGGCCAGACTGGATAGCACTGAATTGGTTTTTGCCCAGCACGATTAAAAGTTTTTCGTGGGCCAATCCCATGTATTTGTATGCCATTGCTGGTCTGCCCATTGTTTTTCTTTTTAGATGGTTTGTATTCAGCAGCAACCGGCAAGACCTGAAGCTGAGTATTTCGGCACAATGGATTCGCGGGTATTGGCTGCGTTGGTTTCGTTGGTGGCCATCTTTGTTTTTTGGTTTGGGCCTCACGTTCTGTTTGATCGCCCTGGCTAGACCGCAAAGGGCTGTGCCTCAGGAGGAAGCCCTGTCAGAAGGCTTGAGTCTGGTTTTAGCCTTGGACATTTCAGAATCTATGGAAACCAAAGACCTTTTGCCCAATAGGCTAGAGGCGGCCAAAACCGTTGCTCGCCAGTTTATTCAGGCGAGGGTGAACGATAAGCTGGGCCTGGTTATTTTTGCTGGCGAGGCTTTTAGCCTATGTCCACTTACTTCAGATTATCAATTGTTGCAAAGCTTTTTATCTGAAGTGCATGGGGGTCAGATAAAAGCTTCGGGTACGGCCATTGGCTCGGCAATTGCCACTTCAATCAACCGGCTTCGTGACGATCCGGGCAAAAGTAAGGCGATTATTTTATTGAGTGATGGCGACAATACAGCCGGAACAATTGGCCCAGAAACGGCTACTGAATTGGCAAAGTCTTTTGGCATTCGTATCTATACCATTGCTATTGGCAAAAAAAGAGCGGGCGAAGTGGATTTCGGTACTTTGCGAAAAATGGCATTGGATAGTCGAGGAGCATTCTTTTCTGCGGTATCGGGTTCGGCATTGAGTAATGTTTTCACCGAAATAGATCTGCTCGAACGTAGCCGTTTCGACGAGCTGGGCCTTCGCGAAATGTCGGATTATTACTATGTCTACCTCAACTGGGCTATTTGCTTTTTGTTGATATATCTCGTTTTGAAAAACACCCCAATTGGCAATGTCCTTGAAGATTAAAGGTAGGGAAATCGTTGTGGTCGGTCTAGGATATGTAGGCTTGCCTGTGGCTATGGCCTTCCAAGAGCATTTCGATGTGCTCGGTTACGATATAGATAAAGAAAGGCTAAAAGAGCTAAGAAAGGGTTTTGACCGTACGCGTGCTTTTGGCGAAGTCGATATAAAGAAGGCTTCGCGACTCTCTTTTTGTGCCGAAATTCATAAAAGGGAAAGAGAGAGGGTGTTTATTGTTACAGTTCCAACGCCAATTGACCAAGAGCAGAAACCGGATTTATCACATCTTTCAAGGGCCTGTAAAGAGGTGGCCTCTTTTTTAAACAAGGGCGATGTAGTCGTTTTTGAAAGTACTGTCTACCCGGGCTGTACGGATGATCTCTGCATACCTATGATTGAAAATCATAGTGGTTTGAAAATAAATCAAGATTTTTATTGCGGATATTCGCCTGAACGCATAAGTCCGGGAGATACGATAAATAATTTGAGTTCGGTTGTAAAACTTACTTCGGGATCGAACCCAGAGGCGGCGAACTTCACGGATGCACTATACAAACTTATAGTAAAAGCAGGGACTTGCTTGGTCTCGAGTATCAAAGTGGCGGAGGCCGCAAAGCTGGCCGAAAACTGTCAAAGGGATGTCAATATATCTTTTGTCAATGAACTATCCATTGTCTTCGACAAGCTGGGCCTAAATGTTTCAGAGGTGCTGAAGGCAGCTGCCACCAAGTGGAATTTCCTCGATTTTAAACCAGGTCTTGTGGGTGGGCATTGTATTAGTGTAGACCCTTATTACTTAATACACAAAGCCCAAAGTGTTGGGTATGCCCCTAAAGTTATCGGGGCCGGTCGCGAAGTAAATGAACTGATGCCAAGTTTTGTGGCCGCAAAATGTGCAAAGAAGTTGTTGAAAGAGGGCATAGAGCTTCAAGGTGCGAAGGTCTTGATTTTAGGAGTTTCTTATAAATCCAACTGTCCAGATTTGCGAAATAGCAAAGTCCCCAACTTAAGACAAGAGCTGCTGGAGTTTGGCGTGAAAGTCGATGTGTATGACCCTTTGGCAAGTAAAGGAGAGGTGATAGAACAATTTGGTTTCAAATTGGAAGAAGAAAAGAGTTTGTCCAATTATGAGCTTGTTTTACTCATTGTTCCACATGAAGAGATTTTAAAGGAGTTGACTTTTTTCAGGAGTAAAGGAGACATTTTTATGCAGTGGCCAGAGTAAGGTAATGCCATTGCTTTATTATCCATATAATAACAATTGGATTCCATCAATTGAATCGTGCATTTTTTTCCGTAAACTTGCCAAAATTTAGATACCAAAGGATTCATCAAGACAGTATGATTCTACGCCAACTTCTGCCCTTCATTGTGTTGTTCTCCCTTACTTTCTCGGTATTGGCTCAGCGGCCGTCCACTCAGAAAGTGGATGACTTATCAGATGTCCAAATCGAACAATTCCTGAAAGAAGCCCAAAAACGAGGACTTTCCGAATCGGAAATCGAAACCATTGCTTTGTCGCAAGGCTATTCCGCTCAGGATATATCCAAAATGCGGAACAGGATTCAAGAATTGAAATACGGAAGTGTAAAGGAAATTAAGCAGGATACAGTAACAGCTCGTCAACAATTGGGCGAATTGGCTCAAAGGACGGTGACCGAAGTAGAAGAAGAGGACGAAGAAGTAGAAAAGAAAAAGAAAGTTTTTGGTAAAGAACTTTTCAAAAATGAAAAACTCACTTTTGAGCCGAGTTTGAATATTCCAACGCCAGAGGGTTATGTCTTGGGTGCCGGAGACGAGCTCAGAATTGATATTTCGGGTTATGCCTATCAGCATTACGATGCGAAAGTTTCGCCAGAGGGTACAATTCGTTTGGAAAGCCTGGCTCCAATATATGTGAATGGCCTTACAATTGTGGAGGCAAAAAAGCAGATTGTCGATCGTTTGAAAGTGCTTTTCGGAGGCTTGAAAAACGGAAGCTTGACCGCGGATGTAACCTTGGGGAACGTGAGGAGTATTCAGGTTACTGTGCTTGGCGAAGCTGAAGTGCCTGGTACATATACGCTTTCGTCGTTGTCGCGAATGTTCAACGCCCTTTATCTCTGCGGAGGGCCGACGAGAAAGGGTTCTTTTAGGAATGTAAAATTGATCAGAAACAATAAAGAGATTGGGGAACTCGATCTCTACGGTTTTTTAACGAAAGGCATCGCCGATGGCAATTTGATGCTTCAGGATCAAGATATGATCTTTATCCCATTGGCCAATATCCAGATTGAAGTAGAGGGGCAAGTGAAAAGGGAAGGCCTTTTTGAGATGAGGTCGGATGAAACTTTGGCTGATGCCATACTTTATGCCGGTGGTTTTGCTGATGATGCCTTTAAAGGGGCGGTAAATGTAGAGAGGCGAACAGCTCGCGAGAAAAGATTGATTTCCGTGGAAGAAAGGGATTACGATTTGCAGAGCTTGCAAAATGGCGATTTGATAAGCGTGTCGGCCATTTTAGACAGATTCGAAAATAAGGTAGAAGTGCTTGGTGCCGTTTTCAGGCCCGGGGGATATGCATTGGGAGACAATCTTAAAACACTGAAGCAGCTTATTCAGAGGGCGGAAGGCTTAAGAGAAGATGCGTTCAAAGATCGTGCAGTTTTGATACGACAAGATGAGAATCTTGATCCATATACGCAATCCATCAACTTGAATAAGCTTTTGGAGGGTTCTGCGGCTGACATCGAGCTTCGGAGGAACGACAAATTGATTGTAAAGTCGGTTGTCGAGCTCAGGGAAATTCGAAAGGTTGAAATTTCAGGAGCCGTGAATATACCCGGGGAGTATGATTTTGTGGAGCACACCACAGTTAACGATTTGATTTTGATGGCCGGAGGCTTTACTGAAGGGGCGACTACAAAACGGATAGAAATTGCAAGAAGAGTGTATAAGGATGAGACCTCTTCTCAAACGGTTGAGGTTTTGAATTTTGAGTCGACAAAAAACCTGACTGACGAATCTATTGAACTGGAACCATTTGATAAGGTTTTTATACGGGAATTGCCCAATTATGAAGTGCAGAAGACCGTGAAGGTGGTTGGGGAAGTAAATTATCCTGGTGAATACTCCATAGAAAGGCGTAATGAGCGGGTGACAGACTTGATCCGAAAGGCAGGTGGTTTAAGAGACGAGGCGTTCTTGAGTGGTATTCGTTTTTACAGAGACAGTTCTTTGATTGCCATCGATTTGGAATCCGTACTGAAAAAAGGTGAAGGGTATGGAAATATTATTGTACAAGATGGAGACAGTTTGGTAGTACCCAAGATTTCTGGTATTGTAAAAGTTTCCGGTCAGGTATTGAGTCCTACATCAGTTGCATATGACCCCTCTTTTTCTTTTTCCGACTATATTGCTCAAGCTGGCGGCTATACCGATTCGGCTTTTGTGAAAAGAACATTCGTCCGCTATGCAAACGGACTGTCGAATAAAACACGGACATTTTTGGGGGTGAAGAACTTTCCTGAAGTGAAGGAAGGGATGGAAATCATAGTGCCAGAGAAAAAGAAACACGTATGGTCTACATCTGAAAGAATTGCAGTGGTGACGGCTTTGGTTTCGATGGTTTCTCTCACGGCCACAATTGTGCGTCTATTCAATTAGTAATTATGCAAGAAGAACACGTTAACGATAATCTAATAACTATAGACTTTCGGGCTCTTTTAAAAGTTTTATGGAAGGAGAAGTTTCTGATCGCGGGCATTACACTGCTTTTTACGGCTCTGGGTGCGTGGTATGCTTTCACCGCTCGTGAGGAGTTTTCTTCAGAAGGTAAGATTTTGCCCGAATTGAGCAGCGGGGGAGGTTCTACGCTTGGTGGGTTGGCGAATTTGGTAGGTATTGGAGGCTTTGAGTTGGGCATAAAAAACAATACCGATGCCATTCGCCCGGATTTATATCCTGATGTTTTACAAAGTACCCCGTACTTTTTGTCTTTGTTGCAAGCGACTGTTCGGACAAGAAACAATGATAGTTTGCGTTTTGAGGACTTTTATCACCAAGCAATAGAAGAAGGTAAGGAGCCAGAACAGAAATCCTTATCGAAATACCCTGTAGACATTTCAGGAGTTATTGTGTTGAATAAGTTGACAGAGGACAGGATTAAGGATTTGAAAGACCGGATCAACGGGTCGATCGACAAAAAGAGTGGCGTAATAACAATTAGTGCGAAAATGCCTGATCCGGTGGTTGCGGCAGAGGTGGCCCGTTTTTCCATGGATTACTTAACAAACTACGTGACAGCGTACCGCACGGAGAAGAGCAAACAGGAAGTCGACTTTTTGGGTAAGAAAGTGGCGGCGGCGAGAGGGGAGTTTTATGAAGACCAGGCAAAAAAGGCGAGATATGCCGATCAATATTCTGCTCCCACAATTCGTTTAAAGTCGGCAGATGTACAGAGAGAAAGAATTGAATCGGAGTATCAAATGTCTTCTGCTCTATACAATGAACTGTTGAAGAAATACGAAGAAGCAAAAATTAAATTACAACAGAACACACCTGTTTTTCAGATAATGAATCCACCACTCACGCCAACAAAGAAGTCGGAACCAAGGAAGGCTGTTATTGTCTTTTTTTTCCATATTTTCGGGATTTTTTTTTCCTTGATGGCGGCCATTATCCGCAAGGGGAATTTTAAGCTAGTTTCAGAGAGTTAATGAATTAGGTTAGTTATGAAGGATATTTTAAGACCAAAAGTAATTGAGTTGCCAAAAAAATTGGATGACAGGGGGAACTTGTCATTTTTTGAGAATAAAAATCAAATCCCCTTTGAAATTAAAAGGACTTATTGGATTTACGATGTGCCTGGCGGCGAACTTAGAGGAAGCCATGCATTTAAGAAACAGAGAGAGTTCATTATTGCTTTGTCGGGAAGTTTTGATATTATATTAAATGATGGATATCGAGAAGAAAAGTTCTCAATGGTTAGATCATATTATGGACTTTATGTACCTCCAATGTATTGGAGAAGGATTGAGAATTTTTCAACTAATTCATTAGCACTTATAGTTTCAGATCGACATTTTGAAGAAGAAGACTATATCAGAGACTTTGAAGAGTTTAAAGAGCGTACAAATGGGTACAATTAGTGATTGTAAATACTTGAATTTTTCGAAAATAAAGAATAGGGCTGGAAATATTACTATTTTAGAGAATGGTGATGGTCGTGTATTGCCTTTCGACGTTAAGAGGGTGTTTTATTTGTTTGATATTCCTTCCGGGCAATCGAGGGGGGCACACGCTCATATGGAATGTCATCAACTGCTCATAGCGGCTAGCGGAAGCTTTGAAGTACATTTAAATGATTCTAAAGGAGAAAAGGTAGTGTACCTTAATAGGCCAGATATGGGCTTGTATGTGCCTCCGGGTATTTGGGCATCCGAAAGAGGGTTTTCCTCTGGCTCAATATGCCTTGTATTAGCTTCTCATTTGTATGATGAGAGAGATTATATTCGAGAATATGGTGAGTTTTTGATTTATTGTGGTAATGAGTAATTTAAATATACATCGGTTATCAGATGTACAGACTTCTAGGATTGGTCAAGGCACCACAATATGGCAGTACTGTATTATTTTACCTAATGCTATTATTGGAAAAGAGTGTAATATATGTTCGCATGTGTTTATTGAGAATGATGTGGAAATAGGCAATCGAGTAACTATTAAATCTGGGGTGCAGCTATGGGATGGGTTAAGAATAGAGGATGATGTTTTTGTGGGGCCAAATGTTACATTTACAAATGATTTAATTCCAAGGTCCAAACAGTTTCCATCTAGCTTTTTAAAAACTTTTATTAAAAGAGGGGCTTCAATAGGAGCGAATTCAACAATTATTGCAGGTAATTCCATTGGAGAGTATTCTCTAATTGGGGCTGGAAGCGTTGTGACATGCGATATTCCACCATTCCATCTTTTCTATGGCAATCCGGCTAGACATATGGGGTATTTGACCAAAGAGGGGATCTCGGTGGGGCTTGATTTTAAATCTGCTGACGGAGCAAAGTATAATTTTTTTAAAGGTGAATTAATAAAAAAGTGATTAAATTTTTGGACCTAAAAAAGGTTAATCTTCAGTATCAACAAGAAATCGAAGAATCTATTTTGCGAACTTTTAGAAGTGGGTGGTACCTTCTAGGTGAGGAGGTCCAAAGGTTCGAAAAAAAGTTGTGTGCATATTTAGGAGTTGAGTTTGCTGTTGGAGTTGGAAACGGCTTGGATGCTCTTCGGTTGATATACAGAGCATATATAGAATTGGGTGAAATGAAGCAAGGAGATGAAGTTATTGTCCCTGCAAATACATACATAGCCTCGATTTTGGCCATCTCAGATAATGGTTTAACACCTGTTTTTGTAGAGCCTGACCCTGATACTTTCAATATTGACCTAAAAAGAATAGAAGAAAGGATAACCTTGAAGACAAGATCAATCCTGATGGTTCATTTATATGGACAAGCTGTATTTTCAGAAAAATTGAAAGAGCTTGCCGAGCGATACAATCTAAAATTGGTGGAAGATAATGCCCAAGCAATTGGAGCTTCTTATGCAGGGAAAAAGACTGGAGGGTTGGGGGATGCTGCTGGGCTGAGCTTTTACCCAGGGAAGAATTTAGGAGCACTTGGAGATGCGGGTGCGGTAACAACTAACAATTCTGAATTGGCAGAAGTTGTTAGGATATTGGCAAATTATGGCTCGAATAAAAAATACAATAATCTTTATAAAGGACTGAATAGTAGACTTGATGAAATTCAAGCAGCCGTATTGAGTGTTAAACTCAAATATTTGGACCAAGAAAACCAAAGAAGGCGTGAAATCGCGGGCCTATATGGGGACTATATAAACAATAAGAAAATTATTTTACCTTCTTACCCAGAGGCTCCCGATAGCCATGTTTGGCACCTTTACGTAATTAGGACGGAGCACAGAGTTGGGTTAGAAGCATATTTGAAAGGGCGGGGCATTGAAACCTTGATTCACTATCCGATCCCGGCGTCTAAACAGGCCGCCTATAAAGAATATCAAAACATCTATCTGCCCGTTACCGAAGCGATACACAAGACGGTTCTCAGCTTGCCTATTAGTCCTGTTCTTTCTAATTCTGAAGTTGAGCAGATTGTGGACGAAGTTAATTGTTTTTAGATGGGTTTGGCTTTTAGAGAAATATATTCAACACAAATAGCTAAGGTGTTAACATGGAATTCTTTAGCTATGTTGATGAAGCTAATTTCTGGTTTTGTAAGCATTAAGGTTGTTGCAGTATTGGTTGGCCCTAATGGGGTGGCCCTTATTGGGCAGTTAAATAATTTTATGACAATTGTATTGGCAATTTCCACTGGAGGGGTTTTGAATGGAGTAACAAAATACTTGGCAGAGTACAGGAACAGGCCAGCATGGAAAACATATCAAGTTATTTATTCGGCCGTGAGTGCAATAATCTTGATGACGTTGATTATGTCTTTGACCATTGCTTTTGGAAGCAATTTTTTTTCAAATTGGATTCTGAATTCTGAAAAATTTAAATTGATTTTCCTCCTTTTGGGCTTACTTATATGTTTTAATGTGGCGAATTCTCTTTTTTTGTCAATTTTGAATGGTCTGAAGATATTTAAAGTTCATGTAAAAAGTAACATTTCTTCTAGCTGCATTAGTTTAGTACTATCAATATTTTTTACTTATCGCTTTGGGCTTTATGGAGCTATGCTTTCCATTGTAGTAAGTCAATCGGCAATTTTTATATTTAATCTATTTCTTTTTAGAAAGCATGGTTGGCCTATTATACAAAAGGCTTACTATTTTGGTAGGTTAAACAAGTATATTCTCAAAAGATTAGGAAGTTATTCTATTATGACCTTAATGGGGATTGTTGCATTACCAATAAGCCAAATGATAATCAGGAAATTTTTGGTAGAACATTATTCCCTTTTCAGTGCAGGGTTATGGGAGGCTATGAATCGCTTGTCTTCAGTTTATTTGATGTTAATAACAACATCTTTAAGTGTCTATTATTTGCCTAGGCTAGCTGAAATTGATAGCTATTATGATTTAAGAAGGGAAATTTTTTTGATTGCTAAGCTTGTTTTCCCAATTTTAATTGGGGGGCTGTTTTTTGTGTTTTTTTTTAGAGAAGTGGTTATTACTCTGCTATTTAGCTCGGAATTTGAACGGATGGAAGTTCTTTTTAAGTATCAATTAATTGGAGACTTTTTTAAAATTGCAAGTTGGTTGCTGGCTTTTCTGATGGTTGCAAAAAAGATGACAGGAGTTTACATAGCGAGCGAAATATTTTTTAACCTTTTACTTATAGGGTTTTCCTATATGCTCATAGGAAGGATAGGCGTTTTAGGGGCATCAATCGCCTATTGTGTTTCTTATATAATGTATTTTTTGCTAATGCTTTGGGTTTTCAGGGGAGTAGTGTTTAATAATAAATTTTTTGAATAAATATGAGAATTCTTATTCCCATATTGGATTTTACGAAATCGGGAGGATTTAGGGTTTTGTCTTACTTAGCTGATGGTTTAATAGAGAAGGGGCATGATGTGACTTTTCTTTGTTCTGGGTTAGCGGAGCCATATTACCCAACTAAGGCAAAAGTTATTTATACCCCTTCAAAATATGGTCTAAAACCTGAAAGCTTGTTTTCTAAACTTTGTTGTCTAACAATGGCTTTGATCTCAGCGAGAAAGCATGAATATGATTTGGTTGTGGCAAACCATAGTTTCACCACTATACCTATAGTATTATCATCCTTTCGGGCAATGAGATTTTATTATATTCAGGCCTATGAGCCTGATTATTACCGCTTAAAGAAGGGGTTATTCTCCTGGATTTTGTGTCAAGCTTCCAAGGTTTCATATCACCTTTCTTTTTTCCAAATTGTTAATGCTGAAATCTATGTAAGATATAAATCGATAAGAGCTATTGGGGTGGTTCCCCCTGGTGTTAATTTGGAAATTTTTAATTCAAGGGGGCGGAAGGAATATGGAGAAAAAAAAATTATTATCGGATCAATTTTACGTGGAGAAGAGTCAAAAGGTTCGAAGTATATAATTGAGGCGTTTAGGGAGTTAAAAAACAAAAGGCCTGAAATTGGGTGGAAATTTGCATTTGTAGATGAGAGATTTCTTAATAAAATATATGGTGCGGAAATAGTGAATCCGCATGGGGATGAAAGTTTGTCAGAGTATTATAAAGGACTAGATATATATATATCCGCAGGGGTATCTCAATTTGGTGCAATCCATTATCCTGTTATCGAGAATATGGCATGCGGGACACTTGTTATAACCACGCCTTATTATCCGGCCAACGGGAGCAATTCAATAATCATTGAACCCTTCTCCTCGTCTAAAATTGTGGAGGCGATTGAAGGGGCCCTTAAACTAGGTCGGGATGGGGTGATTCCACTAAGAAAAATGGCATTAAAAGAGGCGGCGTGCTTTAGTCAAGAGCGTCAAGTCGACAAGTTTGAAGAGATTTTGTTAGATAGAATGTTTTAGCAGCTTCTTGACTTGGAATAAATAATTTTATGATTTATTTTTTTTTAATATTTATTTTTTTGGGATTGACATTATTATATGATGTTCTGGGCCTTAGGGGCGGCAGAGGTGTGGCTTATATCCTATTGTGCTTTGCCTTGATACTTCTAGCAGGCTTAAGGTACCGGGTCGGGGGAGACACTTCAAATTATATGCATACTCATGAAATTTTCCCTAAACTTACTTCAATCCTTACATACGACTATGCAAGCCAAAGGTCGATTGAGATAGGATGGGTGATCTTTTCATCCGCATGCAAGATGCTTTCTGACGATTTTGTTGTTTTGCAGTTAATCCACGCACTCTTTGTTAATGTTATAATATTTAAATTCATTTATCGTTATACTAGGCACATTTTTCTAGCTGCAACGTTATATTTTATTTTATTATTTCCCTATCTAAATTTCGAAATTTTGCGACAAGCGGTTTCTATCACGATTTTTTTAGGTTTTGGTTTAAAATATTTAATCGAAGGGAAATGGTTTCGATACCTTTTAATGTCTTTGCTAAGCTTGGCTTTTCATTACTCTGCATTAATATTGTTTTGTTTTCCTTTTGTTATGGTTTTGTTGAAGCAAAGGTTAATTATAATTGCAATGATTTCAAGTACAGTATTTGCCTCTGGTATTTTTTTAAATAACCTTTTGTCAAACATCGTACTTTTTAACCCTTTTGAAATGGCGGTACTAAAAAAAATGCAATTTTATGGAGAATACAATTTGTCTAACTTAGGTCTTTTGCTATCCTTTATTCAATATATCGTGGTTCCGATAATTATTTACGCTTTCTTGAAAAGGTTTAATAGGCTAACAGATGTTAATTCTTTAGTGATCATTTATGTGTTTATAGCTGCGGTTTCGTCATCTTTCCCTATTTTATTTAGAATGATTTATTTTATATTTCCTTTATATATTATTTCGTTGGCGGATTCAATCTTCTTATTACTGATAAGGATTAAATCGACATTTTGGTTTAAAATGGCCTTTCTAAATGCAATTTTGGCAGTTATCTTGTTGATGCATACATATGAATGGTTTAAGAAGATTGAGGGAGGGTATGGAGCTAGATGGTATGTTAGGTGGTATCCATACCATTCTGTTTTTACACGAGAAATTAGCCCAGAAAGAGAGGCACTATTGACATTTTAAAATGAATATCGTTTACTCTTGTGATCGTAATTATCTTGAGCATACAGGTATCTCGATAATTTCATTGTTAGAAAATAATAGTGATAATCCGGATATTCATGTGTTCCTAATTTCTATTGATATTCCCCAAAG
Encoded proteins:
- a CDS encoding O-antigen translocase gives rise to the protein MAFREIYSTQIAKVLTWNSLAMLMKLISGFVSIKVVAVLVGPNGVALIGQLNNFMTIVLAISTGGVLNGVTKYLAEYRNRPAWKTYQVIYSAVSAIILMTLIMSLTIAFGSNFFSNWILNSEKFKLIFLLLGLLICFNVANSLFLSILNGLKIFKVHVKSNISSSCISLVLSIFFTYRFGLYGAMLSIVVSQSAIFIFNLFLFRKHGWPIIQKAYYFGRLNKYILKRLGSYSIMTLMGIVALPISQMIIRKFLVEHYSLFSAGLWEAMNRLSSVYLMLITTSLSVYYLPRLAEIDSYYDLRREIFLIAKLVFPILIGGLFFVFFFREVVITLLFSSEFERMEVLFKYQLIGDFFKIASWLLAFLMVAKKMTGVYIASEIFFNLLLIGFSYMLIGRIGVLGASIAYCVSYIMYFLLMLWVFRGVVFNNKFFE
- a CDS encoding EpsG family protein, with the protein product MGLTLLYDVLGLRGGRGVAYILLCFALILLAGLRYRVGGDTSNYMHTHEIFPKLTSILTYDYASQRSIEIGWVIFSSACKMLSDDFVVLQLIHALFVNVIIFKFIYRYTRHIFLAATLYFILLFPYLNFEILRQAVSITIFLGFGLKYLIEGKWFRYLLMSLLSLAFHYSALILFCFPFVMVLLKQRLIIIAMISSTVFASGIFLNNLLSNIVLFNPFEMAVLKKMQFYGEYNLSNLGLLLSFIQYIVVPIIIYAFLKRFNRLTDVNSLVIIYVFIAAVSSSFPILFRMIYFIFPLYIISLADSIFLLLIRIKSTFWFKMAFLNAILAVILLMHTYEWFKKIEGGYGARWYVRWYPYHSVFTREISPEREALLTF
- a CDS encoding glycosyltransferase family 4 protein → MRILIPILDFTKSGGFRVLSYLADGLIEKGHDVTFLCSGLAEPYYPTKAKVIYTPSKYGLKPESLFSKLCCLTMALISARKHEYDLVVANHSFTTIPIVLSSFRAMRFYYIQAYEPDYYRLKKGLFSWILCQASKVSYHLSFFQIVNAEIYVRYKSIRAIGVVPPGVNLEIFNSRGRKEYGEKKIIIGSILRGEESKGSKYIIEAFRELKNKRPEIGWKFAFVDERFLNKIYGAEIVNPHGDESLSEYYKGLDIYISAGVSQFGAIHYPVIENMACGTLVITTPYYPANGSNSIIIEPFSSSKIVEAIEGALKLGRDGVIPLRKMALKEAACFSQERQVDKFEEILLDRMF